The Pseudomonadota bacterium genome has a window encoding:
- a CDS encoding proton-conducting transporter membrane subunit — MPDLLTILPTLAPLALIIAGLLCFRNPGLRPKAALAASRGASLFGLAAALGTIGLLIAYGPIDGALIGSGWLSLGDRIDPLSTALFTLIAFIGVIVLQYSRNYLDGDAAQGRFLGWMCLTLAAVMLLVLSGTLFQLALAWIGTSLGLHKLLIFYNDRPAATIAARKRTVVARLSDAALISAFILIGMAFGETQISAILAAAKTAEPNSTITVAACLIALAALLKSAQFPTHGWLIEVMETPTPVSALLHAGIVNAGGFLVIRFADVMLLALPSLWILAFMGGLTALVGVAVMLTQSRIKNQLAWSTVAQMGLMLMQCGFGAFSLALLHIIAHSVYKAHSFLSSGSVIDAVRVPTTDGAVGRPDMARFLVGAAAALTFYVGIGSLMGIQLTEKPGWMVFGAVLVLALARFMAKSLAAKSWVASTIRIGASAVALSALYFALQLGAAWLVGDSLPATAITSPVLVAMMVGFTASFILLMAVQHLPPSLARTRFAESMRIHTTNGFYANAVFNRIVGASRGQNKAV; from the coding sequence ATGCCTGATCTTTTGACCATCCTTCCCACGCTCGCCCCGCTGGCGCTGATCATTGCCGGCCTGTTGTGTTTCCGCAATCCCGGCCTGCGCCCCAAGGCGGCACTGGCCGCCAGTCGCGGCGCCAGCCTGTTCGGGCTTGCTGCAGCGCTGGGGACAATCGGGCTGCTGATCGCCTATGGTCCGATCGATGGGGCGCTGATCGGTAGTGGATGGCTCAGCCTTGGGGACCGGATCGACCCGCTCAGCACCGCGCTGTTTACGCTGATCGCCTTTATCGGCGTGATCGTGCTGCAATATAGCCGCAACTATCTCGATGGCGATGCCGCCCAGGGTCGGTTTCTCGGCTGGATGTGCCTGACTCTGGCTGCGGTGATGCTGCTGGTTCTTTCGGGTACGCTGTTCCAGCTTGCCCTGGCATGGATCGGTACCAGCCTCGGCCTGCACAAGCTGTTGATATTCTATAATGACCGGCCGGCGGCGACCATCGCCGCGCGTAAGCGCACCGTTGTCGCACGGCTAAGCGATGCTGCGCTGATCAGTGCCTTTATACTGATCGGCATGGCCTTTGGCGAAACCCAGATCAGCGCCATATTGGCCGCAGCCAAAACCGCTGAGCCGAACAGCACAATCACTGTCGCAGCCTGCCTGATCGCATTGGCGGCGCTGCTGAAATCGGCACAATTCCCGACCCATGGCTGGCTGATCGAGGTGATGGAAACGCCGACACCGGTTTCGGCATTGCTGCATGCGGGCATCGTCAATGCTGGCGGCTTTCTGGTCATCCGCTTTGCCGATGTCATGCTTCTGGCGTTGCCATCGCTGTGGATCCTCGCCTTTATGGGCGGCCTTACCGCACTGGTCGGTGTTGCCGTCATGCTGACCCAGTCGCGCATCAAGAACCAGCTGGCCTGGTCCACGGTCGCGCAAATGGGCCTGATGCTGATGCAATGCGGCTTTGGTGCCTTCTCACTGGCACTGCTGCACATCATCGCCCATTCGGTTTATAAGGCGCACAGCTTTCTGTCATCGGGCAGTGTGATCGACGCAGTACGTGTGCCGACTACCGATGGCGCGGTGGGCCGTCCGGATATGGCGCGCTTCCTTGTCGGCGCTGCTGCCGCCCTCACCTTCTATGTCGGCATTGGCTCGCTAATGGGTATCCAGCTGACCGAGAAGCCAGGCTGGATGGTGTTTGGTGCGGTGCTGGTGCTGGCGCTTGCTCGCTTCATGGCCAAGAGCCTCGCCGCGAAGAGCTGGGTTGCCAGCACGATCCGCATCGGCGCTTCCGCCGTTGCTCTCTCCGCGCTCTATTTCGCACTCCAGCTAGGGGCAGCATGGCTCGTTGGTGACAGCCTGCCCGCAACGGCGATAACCTCCCCCGTGCTGGTCGCGATGATGGTCGGCTTTACCGCCAGCTTCATCCTGTTGATGGCGGTGCAGCATCTGCCGCCATCGCTTGCACGCACCCGCTTTGCCGAGTCCATGCGCATCCACACCACTAATGGCTTTTACGCAAACGCCGTTTTCAACCGCATCGTCGGCGCTTCGCGCGGACAGAATAAGGCTGTATAA
- a CDS encoding LysR family transcriptional regulator — translation MAQLNYNHLRYFWAVAHEGNLTRAAEKLNVSQSALSVQIQKLERQLDHPLFERRGKRLHLTEAGHIALDYADSIFATGEELLGTLRDQHSPERHLFRVGAVSTLSRNFQIGFLEPLLGRDNVHVTIDSGNFRTLHEKLENHEIDVLLTNMPPQRDSETNWAAHLIDEQPVSLIAHSDLAIEQQPLERLLTDWPLILPSAESSIRGSFDALAARLGVTVQVAAEADDMAMLRLLAREKNGLAVIPPIVVQDELSSGELVQVAELPGMVEDFYAITLSRRFPNPLLEELISP, via the coding sequence ATGGCACAGCTCAACTACAACCATTTGCGCTATTTCTGGGCGGTCGCGCATGAAGGCAATCTGACCCGCGCGGCGGAGAAGCTGAATGTGTCCCAATCGGCACTGTCGGTGCAAATCCAGAAGCTCGAGCGCCAGCTTGATCATCCATTGTTTGAGCGCCGCGGCAAGCGGCTGCACCTCACTGAAGCCGGGCACATTGCACTCGACTATGCCGATTCCATCTTTGCTACCGGCGAAGAACTGCTCGGGACATTGCGCGACCAGCATAGCCCCGAACGTCATCTTTTCCGCGTCGGCGCAGTGTCGACCCTGTCGCGCAACTTTCAGATCGGTTTTCTCGAACCGCTTCTGGGTCGTGACAATGTCCATGTCACCATTGACTCGGGGAATTTCCGGACCTTGCATGAAAAGCTCGAAAATCATGAAATCGACGTGCTGCTCACCAATATGCCGCCGCAACGCGACAGCGAAACCAACTGGGCGGCGCATCTGATCGACGAGCAGCCGGTCAGTCTTATCGCGCATAGTGACTTGGCGATTGAACAGCAGCCGCTTGAGCGGCTGCTTACCGACTGGCCGCTGATTCTGCCCTCAGCCGAGAGCAGCATCCGGGGCAGTTTCGATGCCCTTGCCGCACGGCTGGGCGTCACAGTGCAGGTCGCCGCCGAGGCCGATGACATGGCGATGCTGCGGCTTCTGGCGCGTGAGAAAAACGGTCTGGCGGTGATCCCGCCGATTGTGGTGCAGGACGAACTGAGCAGTGGCGAGCTGGTGCAGGTCGCCGAATTGCCCGGCATGGTAGAGGACTTTTATGCGATCACCCTGTCGCGTCGTTTCCCCAATCCGCTGCTGGAAGAGCTTATCAGCCCCTGA